The Terriglobia bacterium genome contains the following window.
TTTTTCGGTTCTCCCGATCTTCGGTTCTTCTGTTGCGATTTACATCCCTTTCGCTTCTATTCCCCATCCCACTCAGGATGAATCGGCTTCTGCTCACACGTTTGTTCCTGATTGTCTTTATCCTTGTCGCTTGCATTGCGTTCTCCCCCTATCTCCACGCCCAGGTCACCATCGCCCAGATCAGCGATTCCCACATCGGTCTCGCTCGCGCTCCCGAAGGCGCGAACAATCTCCGCAAGGCCGTGCAGATGATCAACGAACGCCATCCCGATGTCGTGGTCGTTTCCGGCGACATCGGCGAGCGTCCCAGCGCCTGGGACGAGGCCCGCGACATCCTCAAGGGCCTGCACGCCAAGGTCTACTACATACCCGGCAACCACGACGTCCACTCCAACGATGTCGACCGCTACCGCGACGTCTTCGGCCGGGACTACTACAAGTTCCAGGTCAAGTACGTCACCGTCTACATGCTCGATTCGCAGCTATGGGGCAACTGGGACAATTTCAACGCCCACACCGAGCCGTCGATGCCCCCAGAGACGAAAGCCGAAGGCGAGAAAGAGATCAACTGGCTGGAAAGTCAGGCCGGCGGTCAGGCTCAAAACGAGGAGCACGGGAAGAATAAGGGCAAGGACCACGACAAAAACAGTGATAATCGCGGCGCGAAGAACGGCGAGGTCGCCATCGCCGTCCAGCACGTTCCCGCCGAGCGCGACCACGGATTCCCCGACGATCCCAAGCCCTACTGGGTCGTGAACCAACCCTGGCGCAGCCGCGAAGAAGACGCCCTGAAGAAACTCGGCGTCCACGATGTTCTCGCCGGACACTGGCACATCGGAAAAGTCTTCAACGCCGGCGGCCTTACCTGGCACGTCGCCCCCGCCACCAGTTGGAGCCCCTTCGGCGGCAAACTCGGCTTCGCCATGAACACCGTTATGCCCGACGGCAAGGTGAAAACCGAGTACGTCTACCTCGATGGCACCACCGAAACACCGTAAGTTGATGTGCAAAGTGCAAGGTTCAAGGTGCAAGATGTCTGCCTTTTCTTGTACCTTGAACCTTGCGACTTGCACCTTCCGTTTTTCCCTTCGCGACTTCCGCGGCCTCTGCGTTAATCTTTCTCCATGCGAGTTCTCTCCACCGTCGCCGAGATGCAGGCCGCTTGCCGCCAACTGCGTCAGTCCGGCAAATCTCTCGGCCTGGTGCCAACGATGGGCGCACTGCATCAGGGACATCTCTCGCTCATCCGCGCCGCCCGAGCTCACAATCAGACCGTCGCCGCATCGATATTCGTGAATCCGCTCCAGTTCGGTCCCAACGAGGACTTCTCCAAGTACCCGCGCACCTTCGACCGCGACCGCCAGTTGCTCGAGACCGAGAAAGTCGACCTGCTCTTCGCACCGTCCGCCGAAGAGATGTATCCCAAGGGCGCATCGACGATCGTCTACGTCTCCGGCCTGAGCGAAAAGCTAGATGGCAAGTCGCGCCCCGGACACTTCCAGGGCGTCACCACCGTCGTCGCCAAGCTGTTCGAAATCGTCCGTCCCGACCGCGCCTACTTTGGCCAGAAGGACGCCGCGCAGGTTGCCGTGATCCGCAAGATGGTCGATGACCTCAACTTCGATCTTGAAATTGTGGTGTGTCCAATCGTGCGCGAGCAGGACGGCCTCGCCCTCTCCTCACGCAATGCTTATCTCTCGCCCGAGCAGCGCAAGCAGGCGCTCGCGCTCTATCGCTCACTGACGCACGTCCAAACCTTCGCCGATCGCGGAGAACGCTCGTCGGCCGCGCTAATCGAAGCAGGGAAGCAGGTACTCGCCGATGAACCCGGCGTGAAACTTGATTACTTCGAACTCGTCGACTCCAACACCCTGGATCCGGTACCCGACATTACGAACGGCGCGCTCGTCGCAGTCGCAGCATGGGTAGGCACAACGCGCCTCATCGACAACATTGTTCTCCACGGCCCCGGCCAGGCCCGCGATCACTGACGGTTACTTCCGCCGAAGCCGCGATCACGTCAGTCCGAGCGCAGCCGCGCTGCCGTTGAGCAGCGAAGTCGAGGAACCTGCATTCTCCTTGCAACTTCCTGACTAATCCGTCTTCTCTAACTGCTTCAGCTTCTGCTCGCAGCTCTGCTTGATCCCATCCCTCAACTGCTGTGGAGTCGTAGTATCCGTTTTCAGCATCTCCAGCGCCTTCTTCACGTTCACTAGCGCCAGTTCGTTCTGCCCATCAGCAAGATAGGCATCCGAGAGGCTGTCGTAAACGTTCGTCGAGTTTGGATAGGCCTCAGCATTGAGCTTCAGGATTTCCACCGCGGCCTTCGTGTCGTTCGCCTGCAAGTGCTCATAGCCCATGAGGTTGACGCTCGCTTCCGGGAAGATCGTCGCCTTCGGATCGCTTTTCCGGGCCTCGGCCAGCATGGCGGAAACCTTCGCTACGCCGCCGGGTTCATCCAGCAAGCTGAGCACTTTCGCCTGTTTAGAGATCGCCGGCTTCTCTTTTGGAACCGGCGCCTGCCCCGGTGTCTTCAGCAGCGTAGTCACAAACCAGTCACGAATCACACCGACGAACTCCGGATGAACCGGGAAGATTTCCGCCCCGTGTCCGCCATTCGGATAACGCACCAGCCTCTTGCCCTCATTCGGCGTCAGCTCGTACAGCCATTCCGTCTCCACTATCGTTTCCGGGAACTGATCGTCGTCTGCGTACCCGTAAAGCACGGGCATGTTGGATTTCCGGAGAAAGTCGCGTCCCGCAAGGTTCGTCGGGCCGGCCAGCAGCACCATCGACTTCACCTCGGGGTGCCGCATCGCCGCCTTGATCGAGTTATCGACGCCGCAGCTCGCTCCCGCGAGTCCAATATCGCCCCGCTTCACCCCTGGCTGCGATACCACGTATTCGAATGCCGCATCAACATCCGCGGGCCACTTCTGCGCGGAGGCCTGCTTCTCCTGCTGCGTGAGCTGTGCGAACGGCTTACCTTCGCTCTCGCCGAAATTACGCAGATCGAACGTAAGAACATTAATTCCCGCCGCCGCGAGCTGCTCAGGGAGCGGGTCCCACACCTTGCGATCTCTATTGCACTGGTGCAGCAACAGCACGCCCGGCCCAGGCTTCGCCGCCGCAAAGAACGTTGCTTTCAGTTTCGTCCCATCCGCGGAAGTCAGGTCGACCGCGCGCTGAGACTTAGTTGTTTGTGGAAACGTTGAAATCGCGAATAGGAGAAATGCAGAAATGCAGAACAGCCGACGAGTCATAGGGTGCCTCCTCAACGGCGGCACCATCATACACACGCTGAAGGCGAAAGGGGCAAGGAACAACATAAAACTTTCTCTTTCGCACCTTGCACCTTGGCCCTTGAACCTTGCGCATCGCTACGCCGCTTGCGCCAGCCACTGCTCCATGACATCGTGCGGCACCACCCCAGCCTGCTGAAACCGCAGCTCGCCCGCGGCAAACACGGCAAAGTTGGGAATTCCCCGCACGTTGTACCGTGCCGCAAGTTCCGGATATTTCTCCGTATCCACTTTCAACACGATCGCCCGCCCGGCCATATCCGCTGCTGTCCGCGCCACCTCGGGTGCCGCCATGCGACACGGGCCGCACCACGCCGCCCAGAAGTCCACCAGCACCGGCAGCGGAGACTCGCTGATCACGCCGTCGAAGACCGCCGGATCCGCCTCAACCGGTTCGTCCACTTTCAATTCCGCCTTGCACGATCCACAGCGCGCTCCCGTGCCAAGCCGCGACACCGCCACCCGGTTGCGTTTCCCACACTGCTTGCACGCCCGAATCAGGTCCATCACGCCCTCCGCCCACCACCGAAGACACCATTGTCCCACACTGTTTGCGATGGAGGCCCGAGGCCCTCGCGTTCAATTCCGTTAGCCCTGGCATCACTGAAAAGAACTCACGTTAATGGTATTTTCATCCAACTGAGAACTGAGAACTGAGAACTGAGAACTAGAACCAAGAACCGACCTCCGCATCTGAAAGAGAGAAGACATGATCTACTGCAAGAAGTCGTCGCGAACTCCCGAAGAGGTAGACTCCCGTCTCCGCGAAGCTGCCCAGCGCCACAAGTTCGGCGTACTCAACGTACTCGATCTCAAATCAACTCTCCAGTCGAAAGGCATCGATTTCCAGAACGACTGCCGCGTCTACGACGTCTGCAACCCTCAAGCCGCCTCACAAGCCCTGGGAGCGAACCTCAGCGCTTCAGCCGTTCTTCCTTGCCGCATTTCCGTCTTCCACGACGCAAGCGGCACCACCATCGCAACCGTCAAGCCCATCGACCTGCTGAAGTCCACCGGCCTCAGCGGCGTCGACGACCTCGCCGCCCAAGTCGAACGCGAAATCGTGGCCATCATCGACGAATCGGCGTAGATAGGAAGTGAAATCAAAAAGCTCCATCGTAGCCGCGGCTACGATGGAGCTTTATTCAAGTTCTTCGATGCCTGCCTTTAGATATCCAGGTTCTTCACCTCGAGTGCGTTGTCCTCGATGAATTTCCTTCGCGCCTCAACATCCTCTCCCATCAGCGTGGAGAAGATCGTTTCGGTTTCGGCGATATCCTCGAGCTTCACCGAAAGCAGCGTCCGCCGTTCCGGATCCATCGTCGTCTCCCATAACTGCTCGGCGCTCATCTCGCCCAGCCCTTTGTAGCGCTGAATGATGTAATCCTTCCGGCCCTCGTTGAGCACGTACTCGAACAGTTCCTTGACAGTCGTCTTCTCGACAACCTCGTCGCTGGTCTTGCGCTTCGCCGCTGCAGCCTTCGCAGACTTTTCCTCGGCCTTTACTTTCTCAGCCTTCTCGGCGTCGCTGAGTTCGTCGTCGGCGGTCTTGCTGTCACCCTTCTTCACCTGCTCAATGTAGAAAGGCGGCTGCAGGTACTCCGCGATCTGCCGGTACTTCGACATCATCTGCCGGAACTCCGGCGCCGACACCAGTTCCCAACTGACCCGATGCTCCGCGCCCTGGTTATTAACGAATTTCACTTCCCACAACTCGTGCTCTTCATCAAACCGCAGCTCGATCTCGTGCAGGCCCTTCCCCTTCGGGAAGGCCTTCAGCTGCTTTTCCAGTTCCTGCAACTTTGCCGGACTCTTCTTGTTATCCGACTCGAAATCCGCTCGTTTCGCTAAATCCAGCTTCGGCAGCAGCTCCGTAATCTGCTCGTCGCGAATCCTCTTGTCGGCCTTGTCCAGGAACCCGATGTACTCGTTCAGCGTGGTCATGAACTTCGTCAGTTGGCCGCCCTCGAGTTTCGCCGCGCCCTCGCCGTAGCGCACCACCATGCCGTCGGCCGCGCGCTTCACCATGACCTTCACAAACTCCAGGTCGTTCTTGATGTACTGTTCGAACTTGCCCTTCTTGATGCGATACAGCGGCGGCTGCGCGATGTACACGTGGCCGCGGTCGATCAACTCCTTCATGTGGCGGAAGAAGAACGTCAGCAGCAGCGTTCGAATGTGCGAGCCATCGACGTCGGCGTCCGTCATCAGGATGATCTTGCCGTAGCGCAGCTTCGAGACGTCGAAATCTTCTTTCCCGATGCCGGTTCCAAGCGCGGTAATCATCGCCCGGATTTCCTCGTGCCCGAGCATTTTGTCGTAGCGCGCCTTCTCGACGTTCAGAATCTTTCCCTTCAGCGGCAGGATCGCCTGGAACCGCCGGTCGCGTCCCTGCTTCGCTGTCCCGCCTGCCGATTCGCCCTCGACCAGGTAAACCTCGCAGCGCTCAGGTTGTCGCTCCGAGCAGTCCGCCAGTTTGCCCGGCAGTCCGCCGCCATCCAGCGCGCCCTTGCGACGCGTCAAGTCGCGCGCTTTTCTCGCTGCCTCACGCGCCCTCGCCGCGTCAATCGCCTTGTTGATGATCTTCCGCGCCACAGGCGGGTTCTGCTCGAAGTACGCACCCAGCCGCTCGTTTACGAAGGCCTGCACCGCCCCGGCGATATCTGAATTCAGCTTGCCCTTCGTCTGTCCTTCAAACTGTGGCTGCGGCAGCTTCACCGAGACAACAGCCACCAGACCTTCGCGGACGTCATCACCCGTCAGGTTCTCCTTCACATCCTTGAACAACGCAAGCTGCTGCCCCGCGTAGTTGATCGTCCGCGTCAGTGCCGACCGGAATCCCTGCAGATGTGTTCCGCCGTCAACGGTATTGATATTGTTCGCGAAGCTGAAGACGTTTTCCGAGTATCCATCGTTGTACTGCAGCCCAATCTCGATCGACAGCGCATCCTTCTCGATCTCCATGTAGATCGGCTTATCGTGCAGCACGTTCTTGCCACGGTTCAGATGCTTGATGAACTCCGCAATCCCGCCATTGAACTTGAACTCAACCTTCTTCGGCTCGCTCGTCTTCGGGTCGATCGTGCGCTCGTCAGTCAGCGTAATAATCAGTCCCTTGTTCAGGAACGCCAACTCGCGCAACCGCTGCGCTAGCGTGTCGAAGCTGTACTCGGTCGCGGTGAATATCTCGCGATCCGGCACGAAGTGAACTTTCGTGCCGCGCTTCTTCGCCGGCCCGGTGCGCTTCAGTTTGCTGGTCGGTTCGCCCTTGGAATAAGTTTGCTCAAACGTCCCTTGCTCCGGTCGCCAAATTTCCAGTTCCAGTAAATGCGAGAGCGCGTTCACGCAGCTCACGCCGACCCCGTGCAACCCGCCCGAAACTTTGTATGTCGAGGAGTCGAACTTTCCGCCCGCATGCAGCACCGTCATCACGACCTGCGCCGCCGGAAGTTTCTCCCCATCGACATCCATTTCGTCCACCGGAATCCCGCGCCCGTCGTCGACTACGGTTATCGAATTATCGTCATGGATAGTGACGTCGATCTTCGTGGCGTACCCGGCCAGCGCTTCGTCCACTGAATTGTCGACAACCTCATACACCAGATGGTGCAACCCCATCTCGCCCGTCGATCCGATGTACATCGCCGGACGCTTGCGCACCGCTTCCATGCCGCCCAGCACCTTAATGGAGTCGGCCGTGTAGTCGCCGTTGCCGTTTCCGTTGGAAGCCTTTCCGTTTTTCTTATTGTTCTTCTCGTCTGCTTCCACGTTTAAGGTTTTCGCTTTCTCCAGAGTACCTGCTACTTCCTTGGTTGCCATCCCGCTCCATTTCCGAACCCAAAATCTTGCGAAATAAAAACTCGCTAATACACTCCACTCTCGTCATCCCGAGCCAGGATCGCGCTTCCTTTTCACGCGCCTGCATCTCTCCCCAGTGGACCTTCTTCAGGACACAACTCAAGCACCGTCCGCACCCTCGGTGCAGACCCAAAAATCTCTCTCAAATTATTGAAATTTCAGTCACTTAGTGCATCCCGTGCCGACTCTTATTTTACCACGGGAGAGTACGTAAAAGCGAGCGCCCCGAGAGGTCTAAAGGCCCTGTTTTCAGTTCGTTGCAGGTGATCAAAGTGGACAAGAGGCGCCCGGGTGCCCACATCTGTCGCAGTCAGCAGATGTGGGCATCAGCGCCGGGACACGTGCGCTATTTCCCGGACCCGATGATGATCACATTCGAGCCGGTGTTGTCGGTGGGACGCGTCGGTTGTCCCGACAAGGTCAGGATATTGTAGTGACATCTGCCATCCCCGTTCGTGTTGTTCGGGTCGGGGTAATAGATGAGTGAACCATTGGCCGGCAGCATCGGGCAGACATCGATGCGGTGGTTGTTGCCCTGCGTAAATAGCTCGACAAGATAGTCCTCGTTGTCTTCGTTCTCGAAGATGATCTCCTCGCCCTCGCTGACGGTGACTGAGTTACTGGTGGGTGCGCCGTTCTGAATCGTGATGGTTGTGCTGTTGGAGTCAGTGATTGGTTTTGTCGCCATGGTGTTACCTCCTATTTATTAGTTCCGGCGCTTCCACCAGGGGCGTGGAAGTTGGGATCGGCGAGCACGGGTTGCATATCGGGAAGGGTCTTGAAGTAATCCAGTGTGTTGCCCTTATTGAGACTTTTGACTGTGTATTCGATGGCGCGCTTGCGGTTTCCCAGCGCCTCATAGGCATTCGCGGCGTCGGCGAGAACGCGGGGATCATTGGGTTGCAACGCCAGGGCGGTTGCGAGTTCTCGCATCGCCAGTTCGCTGTTTTTGGCCGTGGCGTACAAGTCCGCGAGATCGCCGTGCGCGGTGGCGTCCTGTGGATGCTTGCGAACGTAATCCTCCAGCAGCGCGATGGTTTTGATGGTAGCCGAGCGAACATTGGCGTCATCGTGCAGCCACTGATACGCGATGACGAGGTTCTCCCAGACCATGTAGTCCTGGTCGTTCAACGCGAGTGCCTTCCGCGTCATCTCGGCGCACTCCGCGTAGCGTTTCTCATCCATGTACATCCGGCCCAGGTTGGCGTAAGCAGCGTACGACGGCGAGATCTCGATGGAGCGCTTCAGAGCCTTCTCGGCCTCGGCCTCGGATGCAGGATCGCCGAGCATGAGGTACATCCCAGCCAGGTTGCTGTAGGCGGTAGCGTTGTCCGGCGTGAGTTCAAGAACCTTCTTGAATTGGGTGATCGCATCCTTGTAGCGGTGCTGGCGGTAATAGAAGAAGCCCAGGCTGTTGTAGCCGTCCCAGTAGTCCGGGCGAATCGCGATTGCGCGCTTGAAGTTGGCCTCGGCATCGGCGATGCGCCCCATGCGCTCGTACGCCAGGGCCATCCCCATGATGGCGTCGGCGCCCCGAGGATCGATCGAGAACGCCTTCTGAAATTCCTGCAGTGCCAGATCGTCCTTCCCCAATGACGAATGCAACCGCGCAAGCGACACGAATGGTGACGCGAGGTGATCGTTCAGTTGAACCGCGTGGTTCAGATTTGCGATTGCCTGCTCCACCCACTTCGGGTTTGGGTCAACCTGGTTCTTAAGACGGTAGGCTTCGCCGAGCGAAGCGAAACCGAGCGCAAACCGCGGGTCTGTTTTCACCGAGTCATTCAGATCTGAAATCGCCTGGTCCAGGTTCCCGGCTTTGTCGTAGCGCTGCATGTAGCCGACGGCCTTCAGGTAAAGCTCGTAGGCCGCTGGAGACGCGTGCCCTCCCGTGGCGCGAAGCATCTCCGCCGTAATGTTGATGTTCATCAGCCGGGCGAGTCTCGCGACGGCTTCGTCTTGAAGTGTGCTGAGATCACCGGTGCGATCTTCCAGGGAAGCCGAGCCAATCTCACGAAGATCGCGGGCATCGATGAGATCGACTGTGAGACGCGTATCCTGGCCGTTGCGCTGAATGCTTCCCTTGATGACGAGGTTCACGCCGAGTTGTTTTGCGGCTGCCGCGGGATCCGTAACCTTGCGCGCGCGAACCACGCTGGCAGGCACAACCCAGAGCGTCTGGTTTCCCGCATTGATATTCGACAGTTCGCCAGTGAGCGTATCCATAAGACCCGCCGCCAGCGCGTCGTCTTTGGGGTCGCCGCCAATGTTGTCGAATGGCAGTACGGCGATATGGTTCTCGGAAACGGTCGTGGATTTCCAGCCGATTCGGTTGCGAATTGACGGCACCAGCAGCAAGGCAGCAATGACTGCGACGGCCGCGATCGCAACATAGATTGCGGTACGGGATCGCCTTGGCGCTTCGGTCGACCACCGCGGTGAGGAAGCACGGTCGGCGTATTGTTTCAAGTCCCGCTGGCTGATCGCGGTCTTGCGGCTGGAGACTTGAGCAGATGAGCCGGCCACGCCGGCTTCCGCCTGCGCCGCCTCCAACTCGGAGAGCATTTGCTTCGCCGTCGGATATCGATGTGCCACCTGCTTCGCCAGAGCCTTGTATGCAATCGCCGAGAGCGCCGGCGGAAGCTGATCGAGACCCGCAGGCGGCTGATTCACGATCGCAAAGGTCATTGCTCCCGTGTTGTCGCGCGCAAACGGGTGCTGCTTTGCCAGAGCTTCAGCCAGGATAATCCCCAGCGCCCAGACATCGCACGCGGGAGTTACCGCTTCCCCAAGAATTTGTTCCGGCGCCATGTAAGGCAAAGTGCCGGATGTGTTGAAGCTCTGCGTCATGCTGGCGCTGGCAATGACGCGCGCAAGGCCGAAGTCGACGATCTTGACCAGGCCCTCCTGCGTGACAATCACGTTCGAGGGCTTAATGTCGCGGTGAATAATGTTGCGGGCGTGCGCGGCGGCAAGCCCGCGAGCTACCTGGATAAGAACATCGAGCACCTCGCGAATGGGCTGCCCACGCGCCAGGAAGTGCGACAGCGTTTCGCCCTGGTAGTAAGCCATGACGATGAACACCCGGCCATCCTGTTCTTCGATCCCGTAGATTGCACCAATGTTTGGATGGTCGAGCGCCGAGGCGGCTCGCGCTTCCTGCAGAAGCCGCTGCTTGTCTGCCTCGTTCAGCGCCACTTCTTCGGGTAGGAATTTAAGCGCAACCATGCGCTGAAGCTTGAGATCGACG
Protein-coding sequences here:
- the panC gene encoding pantoate--beta-alanine ligase, encoding MRVLSTVAEMQAACRQLRQSGKSLGLVPTMGALHQGHLSLIRAARAHNQTVAASIFVNPLQFGPNEDFSKYPRTFDRDRQLLETEKVDLLFAPSAEEMYPKGASTIVYVSGLSEKLDGKSRPGHFQGVTTVVAKLFEIVRPDRAYFGQKDAAQVAVIRKMVDDLNFDLEIVVCPIVREQDGLALSSRNAYLSPEQRKQALALYRSLTHVQTFADRGERSSAALIEAGKQVLADEPGVKLDYFELVDSNTLDPVPDITNGALVAVAAWVGTTRLIDNIVLHGPGQARDH
- a CDS encoding alpha/beta hydrolase, encoding MTRRLFCISAFLLFAISTFPQTTKSQRAVDLTSADGTKLKATFFAAAKPGPGVLLLHQCNRDRKVWDPLPEQLAAAGINVLTFDLRNFGESEGKPFAQLTQQEKQASAQKWPADVDAAFEYVVSQPGVKRGDIGLAGASCGVDNSIKAAMRHPEVKSMVLLAGPTNLAGRDFLRKSNMPVLYGYADDDQFPETIVETEWLYELTPNEGKRLVRYPNGGHGAEIFPVHPEFVGVIRDWFVTTLLKTPGQAPVPKEKPAISKQAKVLSLLDEPGGVAKVSAMLAEARKSDPKATIFPEASVNLMGYEHLQANDTKAAVEILKLNAEAYPNSTNVYDSLSDAYLADGQNELALVNVKKALEMLKTDTTTPQQLRDGIKQSCEQKLKQLEKTD
- a CDS encoding DUF302 domain-containing protein, yielding MIYCKKSSRTPEEVDSRLREAAQRHKFGVLNVLDLKSTLQSKGIDFQNDCRVYDVCNPQAASQALGANLSASAVLPCRISVFHDASGTTIATVKPIDLLKSTGLSGVDDLAAQVEREIVAIIDESA
- a CDS encoding thioredoxin domain-containing protein, translating into MDLIRACKQCGKRNRVAVSRLGTGARCGSCKAELKVDEPVEADPAVFDGVISESPLPVLVDFWAAWCGPCRMAAPEVARTAADMAGRAIVLKVDTEKYPELAARYNVRGIPNFAVFAAGELRFQQAGVVPHDVMEQWLAQAA
- a CDS encoding metallophosphoesterase; translated protein: MNRLLLTRLFLIVFILVACIAFSPYLHAQVTIAQISDSHIGLARAPEGANNLRKAVQMINERHPDVVVVSGDIGERPSAWDEARDILKGLHAKVYYIPGNHDVHSNDVDRYRDVFGRDYYKFQVKYVTVYMLDSQLWGNWDNFNAHTEPSMPPETKAEGEKEINWLESQAGGQAQNEEHGKNKGKDHDKNSDNRGAKNGEVAIAVQHVPAERDHGFPDDPKPYWVVNQPWRSREEDALKKLGVHDVLAGHWHIGKVFNAGGLTWHVAPATSWSPFGGKLGFAMNTVMPDGKVKTEYVYLDGTTETP
- the gyrB gene encoding DNA topoisomerase (ATP-hydrolyzing) subunit B is translated as MATKEVAGTLEKAKTLNVEADEKNNKKNGKASNGNGNGDYTADSIKVLGGMEAVRKRPAMYIGSTGEMGLHHLVYEVVDNSVDEALAGYATKIDVTIHDDNSITVVDDGRGIPVDEMDVDGEKLPAAQVVMTVLHAGGKFDSSTYKVSGGLHGVGVSCVNALSHLLELEIWRPEQGTFEQTYSKGEPTSKLKRTGPAKKRGTKVHFVPDREIFTATEYSFDTLAQRLRELAFLNKGLIITLTDERTIDPKTSEPKKVEFKFNGGIAEFIKHLNRGKNVLHDKPIYMEIEKDALSIEIGLQYNDGYSENVFSFANNINTVDGGTHLQGFRSALTRTINYAGQQLALFKDVKENLTGDDVREGLVAVVSVKLPQPQFEGQTKGKLNSDIAGAVQAFVNERLGAYFEQNPPVARKIINKAIDAARAREAARKARDLTRRKGALDGGGLPGKLADCSERQPERCEVYLVEGESAGGTAKQGRDRRFQAILPLKGKILNVEKARYDKMLGHEEIRAMITALGTGIGKEDFDVSKLRYGKIILMTDADVDGSHIRTLLLTFFFRHMKELIDRGHVYIAQPPLYRIKKGKFEQYIKNDLEFVKVMVKRAADGMVVRYGEGAAKLEGGQLTKFMTTLNEYIGFLDKADKRIRDEQITELLPKLDLAKRADFESDNKKSPAKLQELEKQLKAFPKGKGLHEIELRFDEEHELWEVKFVNNQGAEHRVSWELVSAPEFRQMMSKYRQIAEYLQPPFYIEQVKKGDSKTADDELSDAEKAEKVKAEEKSAKAAAAKRKTSDEVVEKTTVKELFEYVLNEGRKDYIIQRYKGLGEMSAEQLWETTMDPERRTLLSVKLEDIAETETIFSTLMGEDVEARRKFIEDNALEVKNLDI
- a CDS encoding protein kinase, whose translation is MAESTSSAGQTLGHYRIEEKLGAGGMGVVYKAVDLKLQRMVALKFLPEEVALNEADKQRLLQEARAASALDHPNIGAIYGIEEQDGRVFIVMAYYQGETLSHFLARGQPIREVLDVLIQVARGLAAAHARNIIHRDIKPSNVIVTQEGLVKIVDFGLARVIASASMTQSFNTSGTLPYMAPEQILGEAVTPACDVWALGIILAEALAKQHPFARDNTGAMTFAIVNQPPAGLDQLPPALSAIAYKALAKQVAHRYPTAKQMLSELEAAQAEAGVAGSSAQVSSRKTAISQRDLKQYADRASSPRWSTEAPRRSRTAIYVAIAAVAVIAALLLVPSIRNRIGWKSTTVSENHIAVLPFDNIGGDPKDDALAAGLMDTLTGELSNINAGNQTLWVVPASVVRARKVTDPAAAAKQLGVNLVIKGSIQRNGQDTRLTVDLIDARDLREIGSASLEDRTGDLSTLQDEAVARLARLMNINITAEMLRATGGHASPAAYELYLKAVGYMQRYDKAGNLDQAISDLNDSVKTDPRFALGFASLGEAYRLKNQVDPNPKWVEQAIANLNHAVQLNDHLASPFVSLARLHSSLGKDDLALQEFQKAFSIDPRGADAIMGMALAYERMGRIADAEANFKRAIAIRPDYWDGYNSLGFFYYRQHRYKDAITQFKKVLELTPDNATAYSNLAGMYLMLGDPASEAEAEKALKRSIEISPSYAAYANLGRMYMDEKRYAECAEMTRKALALNDQDYMVWENLVIAYQWLHDDANVRSATIKTIALLEDYVRKHPQDATAHGDLADLYATAKNSELAMRELATALALQPNDPRVLADAANAYEALGNRKRAIEYTVKSLNKGNTLDYFKTLPDMQPVLADPNFHAPGGSAGTNK